The nucleotide sequence CCCGGTAGCTTAAGTCCAGGTCTTCGGTGAGGGTATCTATGTGCCAGCCGCCGGCATCTTCGATGCAGGAACGCCGCCATACGCCACCCGTACCATTGAAATTGATGAAATGCCCGCCGTACGTGCGGCCCACTTGCTCTAAATAGAAATGCGCGTTTAGCCCCAGTGCCTGAAGCTCGGTGAGCAGGGAGTAGTGTTCGTTGAGGTGGCCCCACCGGGTTTGCACAACGCCCACGTCTGGCGCGTCGAAATAGGGGATGGTTCGGCGCAGGAAATCCGGCTTGGGTACGAAGTCGGCATCGAAAATAGCAATGAACTCGCCGTTGGTTAGCTCCAACCCGTAGCGTAGCGCCCCGGCCTTGAAGCCTTCCCGGCTAGGCCGACGAACTTGGTCGATGCGCAGGCCGCGGGCCCGGTAGTGGGCTACGCGGGCCGCAACTAGCCCCACGGTTTCGTCGGTGGAATCGTCGAGGACTTGTAGGTGCAGCTTATCGGCGGGGTAATCGAGGGCGGCGCAGGCGTCGAGCAGGCGCTCTACCACAAACACTTCGTTGTAGATGGGCAGCTGCACCGTCACGCGGGGCCAGTGGGGTGGCGCAGCCGGCTCGGCAGCAAGGCCGTGCGTATAAGCCCGGCGCGCTAGCTGCGTAAGCTGAAACTGCGTGACGCTGAAGCCCAGAATAAAAACTAGGCACAGGCTGTAAAGCACCAGCAGCGTGATTTCAAGAAAGAGCATTCAAGAATAAATGAGCACAAAGAACGGCAGGCTACGGCTGGAAAGCATCTGGCAGCCACCACCCCAGGAGGGTGGCAGTGCAGCGGATGCCCACGCAAGTAGATAGACTCTAGCTCAGGAAGAAAATGAAACGATGATTACAAATACCGAAAAATGGTCCACAAAATTTTGTAGCCAGCTCCAAGCGTGCCGCGCACCGTACCAGATACTTTGCTGGTGCCAATACGGCGGCGGTAGCGTACCGGTACTTCCGTGCTGGCAATCTTGAGCTTGGCTGCTTTTAGCTGCATTTCCACCGTCCAGCCGTAGGTGGTATCCTGCATGCCGATTTGCCGGAGGGCCGAAGCCCGAATGGCCCGGAATGGACCCAGGTCGGTGAAGCTAGCACCGTAAAGCCGTCGCAGTAGGTTAGTGGCCAGCCAGTTGCCGAAGATTTGTTGGGGTAGCATCGAGCCGACTTCGCGTTGACCTAAAGCGCGCGAGCCAATAACCATGTCTGCCTCACCACGCAAAATGGGCGCCAGCAGCAGCGGCATTTCCTCGGGATAGTCGGAATGGTCGCCGTCCAGAAAAACAATAATGTCTGGCTGTTCGGCAGCTGGGCGAGCGAAGCAGCGGGCC is from Hymenobacter tibetensis and encodes:
- a CDS encoding cellulose synthase family protein, translating into MLFLEITLLVLYSLCLVFILGFSVTQFQLTQLARRAYTHGLAAEPAAPPHWPRVTVQLPIYNEVFVVERLLDACAALDYPADKLHLQVLDDSTDETVGLVAARVAHYRARGLRIDQVRRPSREGFKAGALRYGLELTNGEFIAIFDADFVPKPDFLRRTIPYFDAPDVGVVQTRWGHLNEHYSLLTELQALGLNAHFYLEQVGRTYGGHFINFNGTGGVWRRSCIEDAGGWHIDTLTEDLDLSYRAQLRGWRFRYLPQVVAPAELPAAMDALKSQQFRWTKGAAETARKHLLTVLRSNQTITTKLHAAFHLLNSTVFVAILLMALVSVPLVFVRVDLPQLKPFLQLSSIFLLAFVPLIHYYFTSWRLDKPTASTWWFAPKFLLFMSMSMGLTLHNARAVLLGWAGKQSAFIRTPKLGLVQQQGTWRGRRYRTGSLLDGLTLSEGLLTLYFAFGIGAGLYLDDWGLLPFHLMLTVGYGLIFYYSIRHRK
- a CDS encoding glycosyltransferase family 2 protein is translated as MPFIDVIIPAYNEEQSIGKVLAEIPSHLVREVIVVDNNSSDQTSTVATAGGATVLYEPRPGYGYACLAGMARCFARPAAEQPDIIVFLDGDHSDYPEEMPLLLAPILRGEADMVIGSRALGQREVGSMLPQQIFGNWLATNLLRRLYGASFTDLGPFRAIRASALRQIGMQDTTYGWTVEMQLKAAKLKIASTEVPVRYRRRIGTSKVSGTVRGTLGAGYKILWTIFRYL